A genomic segment from Anabas testudineus chromosome 6, fAnaTes1.2, whole genome shotgun sequence encodes:
- the LOC113165975 gene encoding solute carrier organic anion transporter family member 1C1-like isoform X2 has product MKKMDNTPTGSWTLDSPNSSAVKNSCQPNLKMFLAALSFAYFAKALSGSYMKSTITQLERRFDIPSYLIGIIDGSFEIGNLLVIAFVSHFGAKLHRPKIISIGCVLMSFGTFLIAMPHFINDRYKIETSIRSSVNSTSSLSPCPEGSPESTRTGDRPSILPSRGCERESSVSLWIYVFLGNVLRGIGETPVQPLGISYIDDYTQSENTALYIGCVQTVSIIGPVFGYLLGSLCAKIYVDIGYVDMETVTITPSDARWVGAWWLGYLITGTITLMSAVPFWFLPKSLPMPVDKHDTNCTPEQTRFIKDFPTMEHKFRSEEPADLHQMAKEFVPTLKSLLGNPVYMIYLCVTIIQFNSLIGMVTYKPKYIEQHYGQSASKANFLMGMINIPAVALGMFSGGIVMKKCKLGIMGAAKFAFGTSLLGYFLSLFFLAMGCENSKVAGITVSYTGVEGLSYQEPSLFSDCNSGCLCSRREWDPVCGENGITYVSPCLAGCTSSSGAGRNTVFGNCRCVALADTQSGNLTATLGQCPIRESCDKIFPYFLALSVLSSFIISLGGTPGFMLLVRCIKPELKCLALGIHTLATRTLAGIPAPIYFGAIIDTTCLKWGYKTCGGRGACRIYNTTAYRIVYLGLTLGLRTVSFFFCILCFALLKRHVEMEEKNALTDGSAESESLRKEENSSIHCEQFILTLDSSPDRETHL; this is encoded by the exons ATGAAGAAAATGGACAACACGCCAACAGGCAGCTGGACTCTAGACAGCCCTAACTCCTCTGCAGTGAAAAACTCCTGCCAGCCCAATCTAAAG ATGTTTCTCGCAGCTTTGTCCTTTGCCTACTTTGCCAAAGCTTTATCTGGCAGCTACATGAAGAGCACAATTACACAATTAGAAAGGAGATTTGACATTCCCAGTTATCTGATTGGCATCATAGATGGGAGCTTTGAAATAG GGAATTTGTTAGTGATTGCCTTTGTGAGCCATTTTGGTGCCAAGCTCCACCGACCCAAGATCATCTCAATTGGATGCGTCTTGATGTCTTTTGGGACCTTCTTAATCGCCATGCCACATTTCATCAACGACCG CTACAAGATTGAAACATCAATTAGATCTTCAGTGAATTCAACCAGCAGCCTCTCTCCATGTCCAGAAGGTTCCCCAGAGTCCACCAGGACAGGTGACAGGCCCTCTATACTGCCCTCCAGAG GCTGTGAGCGAGAGTCCAGTGTTTCACTGTGGATCTATGTGTTTCTGGGAAATGTTCTTCGTGGGATTGGAGAGACTCCAGTACAGCCTTTGGGAATCTCCTACATTGATGATTATACACAATCTGAGAATACTGCCCTGTATATTG gTTGTGTTCAAACTGTATCAATTATTGGTCCTGTGTTTGGGTATCTGCTGGGGTCACTCTGTGCCAAAATCTATGTTGATATTGGTTATGTGGATATGG AGACTGTGACTATTACACCTAGTGATGCCCGCTGGGTGGGTGCATGGTGGCTGGGCTACCTCATCACCGGTACCATAACTCTCATGTCTGCTGTTCCTTTCTGGTTCCTGCCCAAATCACTGCCAATGCCTGTGGATAAACATGACACTAACTGCACTCCAGAGCAAACCAGGTTTATCAAAGATTTCCCGACCATGGAGCACAAGTTCAGATCTGAGGAGCCGGCTGATTTACATCAGATGGCCAAGG AGTTTGTTCCCACACTAAAGAGCCTCCTCGGAAATCCTGTTTACATGATCTACTTATGTGTGACCATCATTCAGTTCAACTCTCTCATTGGGATGGTCACATACAAACCCAAATACATTGAGCAACACTATGGCCAATCAGCATCAAAAGCCAATTTTCTCATGG GCATGATCAACATCCCAGCTGTGGCCCTTGGGATGTTCTCTGGAGGGATTGTCATGAAGAAGTGCAAGCTTGGTATCATGGGTGCAGCTAAATTTGCTTTTGGGACCTCCCTGCTGGGCTACTtcctttcactcttttttttagCCATGGGCTGTGAGAACTCCAAGGTGGCAGGCATCACTGTTTCATATACGGG AGTGGAGGGTTTGTCTTATCAGGAGCCGTCTCTCTTCTCCGACTGTAATTCGGGTTGCTTGTGTTCAAGAAGAGAGTGGGATCCGGTGTGTGGCGAGAACGGGATCACCTACGTGTCCCCGTGCTTGGCTGGATGCACCTCCTCCTCTGGGGCTGGCAGAAACACG GTTTTTGGCAATTGCAGGTGTGTGGCACTGGCTGATACCCAATCAGGCAACCTGACGGCCACTCTAGGCCAATGTCCAATCAGAGAAAGCTGTGACAAAATCTTTCCATACTTCCTGGCACTTTCTGTCCTCAGTTCCTTCATCATCTCTCTTGGGGGAACACCTGGCTTTATGCTGCTCGTCAG GTGCATTAAACCTGAGCTGAAATGCCTTGCACTTGGAATCCACACTCTGGCAACACGCACACTTG CTGGAATACCTGCCCCAATATACTTTGGAGCCATAATTGATACAACCTGCCTCAAATGGGGATATAAGACgtgtggaggaagaggagcatgCAGGATATATAACACCACAGCTTATag GATAGTGTACCTGGGCCTGACATTGGGCTTGAGGACAgtttcattcttcttttgtaTTCTGTGCTTTGCTCTACTCAAAAGACATGttgagatggaggagaaaaatgCTCTGACTGATGGAAGTGCAGAGTCAGAGTCACTGAGGAAAGAAGAGAACAGCTCCATACACTGTGAACAGTTTATTCTGACCCTGGACTCTAGTCCTGACAGAGAAACTCACTTGTGA
- the LOC113165975 gene encoding solute carrier organic anion transporter family member 1C1-like isoform X1, with amino-acid sequence MRLDVFWDLLNRHATFHQRPSHWYFVCSYKIETSIRSSVNSTSSLSPCPEGSPESTRTGDRPSILPSRGCERESSVSLWIYVFLGNVLRGIGETPVQPLGISYIDDYTQSENTALYIGCVQTVSIIGPVFGYLLGSLCAKIYVDIGYVDMETVTITPSDARWVGAWWLGYLITGTITLMSAVPFWFLPKSLPMPVDKHDTNCTPEQTRFIKDFPTMEHKFRSEEPADLHQMAKEFVPTLKSLLGNPVYMIYLCVTIIQFNSLIGMVTYKPKYIEQHYGQSASKANFLMGMINIPAVALGMFSGGIVMKKCKLGIMGAAKFAFGTSLLGYFLSLFFLAMGCENSKVAGITVSYTGVEGLSYQEPSLFSDCNSGCLCSRREWDPVCGENGITYVSPCLAGCTSSSGAGRNTVFGNCRCVALADTQSGNLTATLGQCPIRESCDKIFPYFLALSVLSSFIISLGGTPGFMLLVRCIKPELKCLALGIHTLATRTLAGIPAPIYFGAIIDTTCLKWGYKTCGGRGACRIYNTTAYRIVYLGLTLGLRTVSFFFCILCFALLKRHVEMEEKNALTDGSAESESLRKEENSSIHCEQFILTLDSSPDRETHL; translated from the exons ATGCGTCTTGATGTCTTTTGGGACCTTCTTAATCGCCATGCCACATTTCATCAACGACCG TCACATTGGTATTTTGTATGCAGCTACAAGATTGAAACATCAATTAGATCTTCAGTGAATTCAACCAGCAGCCTCTCTCCATGTCCAGAAGGTTCCCCAGAGTCCACCAGGACAGGTGACAGGCCCTCTATACTGCCCTCCAGAG GCTGTGAGCGAGAGTCCAGTGTTTCACTGTGGATCTATGTGTTTCTGGGAAATGTTCTTCGTGGGATTGGAGAGACTCCAGTACAGCCTTTGGGAATCTCCTACATTGATGATTATACACAATCTGAGAATACTGCCCTGTATATTG gTTGTGTTCAAACTGTATCAATTATTGGTCCTGTGTTTGGGTATCTGCTGGGGTCACTCTGTGCCAAAATCTATGTTGATATTGGTTATGTGGATATGG AGACTGTGACTATTACACCTAGTGATGCCCGCTGGGTGGGTGCATGGTGGCTGGGCTACCTCATCACCGGTACCATAACTCTCATGTCTGCTGTTCCTTTCTGGTTCCTGCCCAAATCACTGCCAATGCCTGTGGATAAACATGACACTAACTGCACTCCAGAGCAAACCAGGTTTATCAAAGATTTCCCGACCATGGAGCACAAGTTCAGATCTGAGGAGCCGGCTGATTTACATCAGATGGCCAAGG AGTTTGTTCCCACACTAAAGAGCCTCCTCGGAAATCCTGTTTACATGATCTACTTATGTGTGACCATCATTCAGTTCAACTCTCTCATTGGGATGGTCACATACAAACCCAAATACATTGAGCAACACTATGGCCAATCAGCATCAAAAGCCAATTTTCTCATGG GCATGATCAACATCCCAGCTGTGGCCCTTGGGATGTTCTCTGGAGGGATTGTCATGAAGAAGTGCAAGCTTGGTATCATGGGTGCAGCTAAATTTGCTTTTGGGACCTCCCTGCTGGGCTACTtcctttcactcttttttttagCCATGGGCTGTGAGAACTCCAAGGTGGCAGGCATCACTGTTTCATATACGGG AGTGGAGGGTTTGTCTTATCAGGAGCCGTCTCTCTTCTCCGACTGTAATTCGGGTTGCTTGTGTTCAAGAAGAGAGTGGGATCCGGTGTGTGGCGAGAACGGGATCACCTACGTGTCCCCGTGCTTGGCTGGATGCACCTCCTCCTCTGGGGCTGGCAGAAACACG GTTTTTGGCAATTGCAGGTGTGTGGCACTGGCTGATACCCAATCAGGCAACCTGACGGCCACTCTAGGCCAATGTCCAATCAGAGAAAGCTGTGACAAAATCTTTCCATACTTCCTGGCACTTTCTGTCCTCAGTTCCTTCATCATCTCTCTTGGGGGAACACCTGGCTTTATGCTGCTCGTCAG GTGCATTAAACCTGAGCTGAAATGCCTTGCACTTGGAATCCACACTCTGGCAACACGCACACTTG CTGGAATACCTGCCCCAATATACTTTGGAGCCATAATTGATACAACCTGCCTCAAATGGGGATATAAGACgtgtggaggaagaggagcatgCAGGATATATAACACCACAGCTTATag GATAGTGTACCTGGGCCTGACATTGGGCTTGAGGACAgtttcattcttcttttgtaTTCTGTGCTTTGCTCTACTCAAAAGACATGttgagatggaggagaaaaatgCTCTGACTGATGGAAGTGCAGAGTCAGAGTCACTGAGGAAAGAAGAGAACAGCTCCATACACTGTGAACAGTTTATTCTGACCCTGGACTCTAGTCCTGACAGAGAAACTCACTTGTGA
- the LOC113166161 gene encoding B-cell receptor-associated protein 29-like, which produces MTLQWTAVAFFLYAEIAVNLILCIPFISAQRWRLIFSWRIWNWLSPYWNKCFFTMILVLIVLFLDALREVQKYSGPEPMQDVKVNPNLYDHIHMKLFRAQRNLYISGFSLFLWLVTHRIITLLNQVAATLVDSAGLQAQVDCAVRAARQHQEDNLMLQQTLLEDEKSMSAKNHQLKLEVEKLAGQLKAAEKAVHTSHAEVEAMKKQTKGLAQEYDRLLREHHQLQNLQRAEDKKDQ; this is translated from the exons ATGACTCTCCAGTGGACGGCTGTGGCTTTCTTCCTCTATGCAGAGATAGCAGTCAACCTCATCTTGTGTATACCTTTCATATCAGCACAGAG ATGGCGTTTGATTTTCAGCTGGAGAATATGGAACTGGTTGTCTCCATATTGGAACAAATGCTTCTTTACTATGATCCTGGTCCTTATTGTTCTTTTCCTTG ATGCTCTTCGTGAGGTGCAGAAGTACTCGGGTCCTGAGCCCATGCAAGATGTCAAGGTGAACCCCAATTTGTATGACcacatccacatgaagctgttCAGAGCCCAGAGGAACCTCTACATATCtggcttctctctcttcctctggcT TGTCACGCATCGGATCATCACCTTGCTAAACCAGGTTGCTGCCACCTTGGTGGACAGCGCAGGCCTTCAGGCGCAGGTGGATTGTGCCGTCAGAGCAGCCAGGCAGCACCAGGAGGACAACCTAATGCTTCAACAA ACTCTCCTGGAGGATGAAAAATCCATGTCAGCAAAAAACCACCAACTGAAACTGGAGGTTGAGAAGCTGGCAGGACAGCTAAAGGCTGCAGAGAAAG ctgtGCACACGTCTCATGCTGAAGTGGAGGCTATGAAGAAGCAGACAAAAGGTCTGGCACAAGAGTATGACAGACTACTGAGGGAACACCATCAACTCCAG AATCTCCAGAGAgctgaagacaaaaaagacCAGTAA